Genomic segment of Buchnera aphidicola (Aphis fabae):
GAAAATGAAACACTTAATAATGAAAGTTTGAATAACATAGTACGAGCATTAAATTCTTTAGGAACTAAGCCTGATGAATTAATATCTATTCTTCAATCAATGAAAAGTGCAGGTTGTCTTTACGCGAAATTGGAAATTATTTAATGCAAAACAATTTATATTTATTTAATATAACAAACTACCATGCTAAATTAGTCGATGATTTAAAATATCAAGTAAAAATTAATCCTCAAAAATATTCCTTAGAAACTGCTAAGCAAGTTGAAGGTATTTTTATTCATATGTTATTGAAAAGTATGAGATATTCCTTGACAGAAGGGAATTTATTAGATAACGATCAAAGTCGTTTATATACGGAAGTATATGATGAGCAAATTTCAAAAGAATTAACTAAAAAAGGTATTGGATTATCAGATATTATTTTAAAACAAATTGAACAAAAAAAACTACATATATAACAATTTCTTAAGGGGAGCTATATGAGTTCCATATTAACTTCTACTATTTCTAATATTAATGCTATACAAATATTAATTGATAATACATCAGAAAAAGTTTTAAATCCAAATTATAGAAATTCATCAGAACGTGTTTCAGTAGAGAATAATATAGATGAATCTAATGCTAATGCAGGAGTAAGAATACAAAAAGTATATGATGAATATAATAATTTTATTGAAGAAGAAAAACGAAAAACCAGTGAACGAGTACAAGATGAACAGACACGTATTGAAGAATATTTAAAATTAGAAGATTTATTTATTGAGAAAATACATGTATTTAATGACTTGATGAATAAATTATACTCTTCTATACAGGAAAATATTGTTAATAGAAATCAAAATGTATTTAATGAAGAAATTGAAACTAATTTAAAAAATATTATAAGTGAATTAAAAATTTTTCATGATAAATTAAATTTATTAGAAAATGATGTTAGAAATAATATATTAGAAAAAATAAAAAAAGCAAATATCTTAATTAATAAAATTTATAATCTCAACATTGATATTCACTATTTTCCAGTAAAAGAAGCTCCTAACGGTATATACAAATATATTGCTGAGAGGGATCAACTAGTCGATGAGTTAAATGATATTATCGGTGTTACAGTAATTAAAGATAATGATAATTTTGAAGTACGCTTAAATAGTGGTATGTCTCTTATCAAGAATGATAAAAAGAAAAATTTAATGATTTTAACATCTAATACTGATGAAAAATATGTTAGTGTTGCATATTGGGATGAAAATGAAAAAAAACTTAAAAAAATGGAACATATGATTCCAAGTGGATCTTTAGGTGGACTTTTTTCATTTCGAAGAGAAGAGTTAAAAAATGCTAAAAATAAACTTGGACAACTAACTGTAAATTTTGCTGATAGTATCAATGAAAATCATACATTAGGATATGATTTACTTGGTAACATTGGAAAACAAGTATTTAATATCAGTGAACCTCAAATTATATCTAGTTCAAAGAATCAATCAAATCCTTTTACTTCTATTAAATGGATGTCTACTAACGAAGCAGAAGATACTGATTATGTAGTATCTATGAGAAATAATCACTGGATAGTTCAAAGATTACGCGATCAAACAATATTTGAACCAGAAATATATCAAAATAATAATAATACATATCTTACTTTTGATGGAATGGAGTTAAAAATTGAAGGAAATAACAACGAAGGTAATATGTATATGATCAAACCATATGCTAAAACATTAGATGAACTAGAATTGCTAATTGTAGAAAATAGTCCATTTGCATTTTCCTCAACAAATGATATTAGTCAGCAAAATAAAAATAACGCAATTATCATACAGAATTTAAATAAAGATAAATTAGTAAATAAAAAAGATACATTAGGTATGTCTTATCTGAAATTTTTAAAATCTATATCTTATAAATGTAATGATCTTGAAGAAAAAGTTCCTTTTAAACGTCAAATGATTAAAATATTACAAAATAAAAAATTATCAGTATCTGATGATATAAATGAAGATTATCAAAAGCTTAGTTACGAACAAAAATGTTATATTGCAAATGTGAAAATCTTAAAAATGGCTGAAAGTATTTTCAATGATATTATTGATTGTTATAGTTAATATTTATAAGTTTTTCTCAAAATAAAAACTTACTTTAAAAAGTAAGTTTTTATTTTTTATATTTATTTTTTTTAATAATGAATTAATTTATTTTTGAATATTTAATATAAAGTACAATAATTTATAAAAAAATAATTTTATTCAGTTTTAGTAATAGGTGAAGTAGAAAAATTAGTTGCAGAATGTGCTCCGGCAGAACTCTTTTTTTTATTTGGTTTTACTAAAAAAATTGAAGATTTTATTATTTTTTTATGTTTATTAGAAAGTGTGTTATTAAAAATTTTAGTAATAGGTGCATAAGCTTGATTTTTGTTTTTTTCTTTATTTAAATTTTGATTACCTAAAATTTTTTTTTGATTTGATGTTAACATATGATCTTTGTTATAAGATAATTTATTTTTTTTTCTTTCTTGAATTATATTTAGATCTTGAAAATTTTTTTTAATTTTATAAAAACAATTTTTTTTATTTTCTTTTAAATTATTAAATTGTTTTAATGATATATTTTTTTTAATAATATTATTGTATTCATAAACAGACGAAATATTTATTTTTTTTTTAACACTTAAATTGTTATCTTTTTTTATTGTATTAACTTTTATTAATGAAGTTTTACACCAAACTCTTCCTAATGCTAATTCTAATGAAAAAATAATACTAGTACCAATTAATGTTGAAGAATTAATAGAGCATAAATTAATAAATTTATTTTTTAAAGGTCTTAAATTTTTAATATTAGACGTGTTATGAAGTTGTAAAATAATAGAATTTTCATTTTTAATTAAATTAATATATTTATCTTGATTTTTAATAATATTTTTTTTCTGAGCAATGATGTTTTTAAAGAACACTGCTTTTTTTAAAAAAATATTGTTTTTTGTATTATTTAAATTCAACTTAAAAAGGTTAAATTGTTCCATATAATAAATAATATTAACTTTTTTTAAATAGTTATTATTAACAGATATATTATATTTTGTTTGTTTAAATGAATTAAGTTTATTGTTTTTTTTAATTTTATCATCTATAGATATAAGATTTATATTATTTTTAGTGTTATTACTTGAAAAGTTATTTTCTTTCTTGAAAAAAATATTATTTTTATACTGAAAAATATTTTTTTTCAATACTTCACTCTTAATAAAAATATTTTTTATAAAAAAAGACCCTTTTATCCAGGATATAAAATTAATCAAAAAATTATTATAAATACTTTTTTTAGATACTTTGTTCTTAATAATATTTTTTGGATTGACAGAATAATTAAATAATGTGCTATTTTTTAAAAATGGTTTCGATTTAATTTTTTTTTCTATAATTTCCCTTTTAATATGTTTTAAATTTTTATTCTTTAAAACACTAGAAAGATAGTAACTCATTGATGGTATATGTTCCCCTTTTCTAATTCTAGAAACAAGATAATGAGGAGTTTTCATATTTTTATTAGGAACAATAATTGTTTTCCCACCGGCCTGTCTTTTTTCAATTGCATGTACTGCATCTCGTTTTTCGTTTAACAAATAACAAGCAATTTCTATAGGTACAATAGCATGTACTTCATATGTATTCTCTTTTAATGCTTCTTCTTCAATTAAACGTAAGATTGATAAAGATAAAGATTCATTATCTCTGATAGTACCTGTTCCTGTACATCTAGGGCAAATATGATGACTAGATTCACCTAAAGACGAGCTCAGTCTTTGTCTAGACATTTCTAATAAACCAAATCTAGAAATATTACCAATTTGAACACGTGCTCGATCTTCTCGTACAATTTCTCGAAGTTTGTTTTCAATAGATTTTTGATTGATTATAGGCGTCATATCTATAAAATCAATTACTATTAAACCACCTAAATCTCGCAACCTTAATTGTCTCGAAATTTCTTCAACTGCTTCTAAGTTTGTATTAAATGCAGTTGCTTCAATATCCACACCACGTGTAGAACGAGCTGAATTAATATCAATAGCTGTTAAAGCTTCTGTAGTATCTACTGTAATTGAACCGCCGGAAGGAAGTCGGACTTTTCTTTGAAAAGCAGAATTGATTTGAGATTCAATTTGATAATAACTAAATAAAGGAATCTCGCCAGTATAGAGTTTTATTTTATTAATAAAATCTGGACGACCTAAAGAAGAAATATGTTCTCGAGCTATATTAAGTGTCTGAGGATTATCAATTAAAATTTCACCAATATCTTGGCGTAAATAGTCTCTAAATGCACGAAAAATTACATTATTTTCTTGATGAATTAAAAATGGTGCAGATCTACTTTCTGAAGCTTTTTGAATAGCATCCCAGTGTTTTAATCTAAGAGATAAATCCCATTGCAATGATTTTATAGATTTTCCAACTCCCGCTGTTCTAATAATTAAACCCATATTTTTAGGTAGTTTTAAAGAAAATAATAATTCTTTTAATTCAATTCGATCATTGCCTTCAACTCTTCTAGATATGCCAGTAACATTAGGACTATTAGGCATTAACACTAAATAACTTCCTGCTAGGGTAATAAAAGTAGTCAAAGCTGCACCTTTATTTCCTCTTTCTTCTTTATTTATTTGAACTATAAGCTCTTTTCCTTCTTGTAAAATATTTTTAATATTTAAACGTACATTACTCTTATAATTTTTCGGGAAATATTTTTCAGAAATTTCTTTTAAAGGTAAAAACCCATGTTTTTCTATCCCATAATCTACAAAAGCAGCTTCTAAGCTAGGTTCTATACGAGTAATTTTTCCTTTATATATATTTGATTTTTTTTGTTCTGATCCGGAATTTTCTATATCAAGATCATATAAACGCTGACCATCAACAAGAGCAACACGCAACTCTTCCTGCTGAGTTGCGTTAATTAACATTCTTTTCATTGTAACATTTTCTCTCTTATTTTTATAAATAAGTAAATACATCAACAGGAAATATATACTTTTAAAAAATTAATATTTTATTATCTAACTATGATTTTTATTTAAAATATATATAAAAATAAGTTGTTTTAAAATACTATAAAAATAACTTAAAAATTAATAAATATTATTTTTTCTATAATTTAAAATCATAAATAATTTAATTATTGATACTAATATATTTATATATTTAATTATATTATAATTAATAAAAATTAAAAAAATTACTTAATTATAGAGATTTTTTTAATGACATATAAAATATTATCTGCATCTATTATATATATTAATGAAGATATGATAAATCAACGAATTGATAATTTTTTGAAAAAAAAATTTAAAAATATACCAAAAAGTATGATTTACCGTATTATTAGAACAGGAAAGATTCGAATTAATAAAAAACGAATAAAACCAAATTATAAATTAAAAATTGGAGATCATTTAAAAGTTCCTTCGATAAAGATTTTAATCGAAGAAAAAACCTGCTTTCATGTTAATAATTATGAAAAAAATTTATTAAATAATATACTTTATGAAGACAACTATTTACTAATAATAAATAAACCTTCTGGTATTGCAGTACATGGTGGAAGCGGTATTAATTTTGGAGTCATAGAATACTTTCGAAATATTCGTCCACTAGATAAATTTCTTGAGCTTGTACATCGTATTGATCGAGAAACATCAGGTATATTAATTTTAGCGAAAAAAAGAACATCTCTTGTATCTATGCATCAACAAATAAGAGAAAAAAAAATAAAAAAAGAATATGTTGCGTTAGTACATGGTTTATGGCCACATGATTTAAAAAAAATATCAGCACCTTTATTAAAAGTTCATCTAAAAAATAAACAAAAAAAAATGTTAATTAGTAATAATGGAAAAACTTCAGAAACTTATTTTAAAATAAAAAAACAATATTCTTTTACAACATTAATGTCTATTTTTCCTCAAACAGGTAGAACACATCAAATTCGAGCACATACTTTACATGCAGGACATCCAATATTATTTGATAAACGTTATGGAAACTCGGATTTAGATAAATTAATTAAAAATAAAATTAATTCTAATAGACTTTTATTGCATGCTATTTCAATTGATTTTACACATCCAAATAATGGTAATATATTACATATAGAAGCACCATTAGATATGAATATTAGAAATTTTCTACAAACTCTTGTATGATGGTATTAAAAAAGAATTTATTTTTATCTAACAATATTCACAGAGAAAAAACAATATGGCTGTACAAAAAAATAAACCTACTCGTTCTAAAAGAGGTATGCGTCGTTCACATGACGCTTTAAAAAACATATCATTATCTATAGATAAGTTTTCTGGAGAAACACATATTCGACACCATATAACTCAAAAAGGATTTTATAAAGGTAAAAAAGTTATTTAAAAAAACATCAATAACGGTATTTTAAAAAATACCGTTTTATAAAAAGTGAGTTTTAATATTAAATATAATTTATTTTTAAAAATATTTTATTGAATAGAGAAGGTTGTTTTAATGGCTTTATTTGCTATGTTATTTCCAGGTCAAGGTGTTCAATATATAAACATGTTATCTTCTTTTTTACAAAAAGAAAAACTTTTTCAAAACACTTTCAAAGAAGCATCAGAACATATAGGTTATAATTTATTAAAACTCATAAGAGAAGGACCGTTAAACAAAATAAATAATAGTAAATATACACAACCAATAATATTAACTTCATCAATTGCAATTTATAAACTTTGGAAAAAATGTAATGGAAAAAATCCATTATTTATGTCTGGACATAGTTTAGGAGAATATTCTGCATTAGTTTGTTCTAATGCTTTAAAATTTAGTGATGCATTAAAAATTGTTGCTTTACGTGGACAATATATGGAAAAAGTAACGTTAAATCGATCATGTTTAGTAAAAGCTATAATTGGTTTAAATAAAAATATTGTTAAGAAAATTTGTCGAAAATATACATCAAATACTGTTTCTATTGCAAGTATTAATTCTGATAATCAAATAATTATTTCGGGAGATAAGCTAGATGTATACCAAGCAAGCTTAGATTGCAAAAAAAATGGAGCTCAATTTATATTTGATATTAATCTCAACATACCAGTACATAGTTATTTAATGAAACCAGTGGCTAAAAAAATTAAACATATATTAAAAAATATCGAAATAAAAAAACCTAAAATACCAGTGATCAATAATGTAGATGTAAAATGCGAAAATAATAGTGAAAATATCAAGAAAGCATTAATAAAGCAAGTATATAAAACTGTAAGATGGAAAGAAATAATAGATTTTATACAATCAAAAAATATTTTTACTATGCTAGAAATTGGACCAAATAATATTTTAACTAATTTAAATAAAAAAAATATTAATTTAATATCTCTTAATACAAGTAATAAAAAATATTTTTTACAAGCTTTCAAAACAATAAATTAAAAATAATGAAAATTACAACAAAAACAGCTCTAGTGACAGGAGCAAATAAAGGAATTGGAAAAGCAATAGCTATAAAATTATTAGAACAAGGAATAAGAGTTATTGGCACATCTACTAATAAATATGGAGTGCAAACAATTAATAAATATTTAAAAAAAAATGGTTTCGGTTTCATTTTAGATTTAAAAGATACTAATTCGATTACAGAAAAAATTAAAGAAATTTATAAACATAAATATTCTATTGATATATTAGTTAATAACGCTGGAGTTAAATTAGATAAATTATTAGTGCATATGAATAATACAGAGTGGGAAGATATAATAAAAATTAATTTAACATCTATATTCTATACTTCTAAAGCTGTTATTCGTTCTATGATTAAAAAAAAAGAAGGACGAATAATAACAATTAATTCTATAATTGGTTATACAGGCAATAAAGGTCAAATTAACTACAGTACTGCAAAATCAGGTCTTATTGGATTTCATAAATCCTTAGCACTAGAAGTTGCTTCGAAAGGAATCACTGTTAATATGGTAGCACCAGGACTTATTCAAACAGATTTTATTAAAAATTTAAATATATTTCAATATAAAAAGTATCTGTCTAATATTCCAATGAAACGCTTGGGAAAAGCAGAAGAAATAGCAGATGCTGTAATATTTCTATCTTCTAAAAAAGCTTCCTATATTACTGGACAAACATTACATATAAATGGTGGAATGTATATGTAATATATATAATATAAAATATATTATATGTAAAAACAACATATTCAACAGTGAGTAACATAATATGAATAATATTGAAAAGAAAATAAAAAAAATTATTGCAAAAAAATTAGATATAAAAATAGAAAATATTACTAATAATTCTTCATTTTTAGAAGATCTTGGAGCTGATTCATTAGATATTGTAGAATTAATTATGACTTTAGAAGAAGATTTTAATATAGAAATATCTGACAATGAAGCAGAAAAAATTAAAACAGTACAAAATGCTGTAAATTTTATTAATAGTAAACTTCAAGATTAAAATTATTAAACTCTATTAAAAAATGAATTTATATGAAATATATAAAAAATAATGATAAAAAACAAATTTATTGTAATTGAAGGATTAGAAGGTGCAGGGAAAACACATGCATGTACTTGTGTAAAAAATATTCTAAAAAATCATAATATTAAAAATATTATATTAGTTCGACAACCAGGAAGTACACCTATTGGAGAAGAAATAAGAAAATTAATTAAAACATATTATACTGAAAAAATTACAAAAGAAACAGAACTATTATTAATATATGCAGCAAGAATGCAATTAGTAAAAACAATTATTCAACCAGCTTTAAATCGAGGAGATTGGGTGATTTCAGACCGTCACGACCTATCTTCTTTAGCTTATCAAGGTGGAGGTTTAGGTATTAATGAAAATATTATTAATCAATTAAAAAATTTATTATTAGGAGATTTTATTCCAGATTTAACTCTATATTTAGATGTTATGCCAGAAATTGGTTTACAAAGAGCATTAAAACGCAGTTCATTAGATAGAATAGAAAAAAGATCTTTAACATTTTTTAAAAAAACAAGAAAAAGTTATTTAAATAATATAAAATCAGACAAAAAAATTATTAAAATTAATGCTAATTTAGATATTACAAACGTTACTCAAAATATCAAAAAGCAACTATTAAAATGGCTTCAAAAACAATTTATATGAAACACTATCCTTGGCTCAAAAATCCATATAAAAGAATTATTAAACAACATCAAATAAAAAAAACACATCATGCATTTTTAATAAAAACTGTAAGAGGATTAGGAGTATTTACATTAGTTTGGAATATTAGCACATGGTTACTATGTAATGAAATAAATGGAATCGAATCTTGTAAAAAATGTCATAGTTGTCAACTAATGTCATCAGGAAACCATCCAGATTGGCATCAATATATGAAAAATAGAAATGAAATTATTACTATTGATCATATTCGTGAAATTAATGAAAAAATATTTAAATATCCACAACAAGGAAAAAATAAAATAATATTTTTATCTAATATTCAAAAGTTGACAGAATCTGCAAAAAATGCATTATTAAAAACTTTAGAAGAACCACCAAAAAACACTTGGTTTTTTTTAATAGATTATAGAAACATAATAATTAATTCTACATTACATAGCCGTTGTTTAATATATAGATTATTTCCTCCACAAGAAAAAAATAGTTTAAATTGGTTAAAAAATCAAAATTTATTAAATAAAACATTTAATGTAATTTCATTACGTATTAACCAAGGCTCACCAATATCTGCTAAAAAATTTATTAATAATGGACTTTGGGAGGAAAGAAAAAATTTATTTGTATTTTTTTTAAGATCCATTAAAAATTACAACCTACTAAAAATATTACCAATTTTATCCATGAATAATACTTTATTAAAAATAGATTGGATTTGTCTATTATTATTTGATGCTATACAAATCTATTTTAACATAAAAAAACAATTAATTAATTTTGATCAATTAGAATTAATTCAATTTTTTTCTCATAATTATAATTATTTTACTTTAAATCAAAGTATTCAAACCTGGACCAAATGTCGATATAGATTATCAAATATACCTGGTATTAACAATGAATTATTATTATTAGAACAATTACTTAAATGGGAAAAAATTTTAGGTTTTATTGTTTAATCTTAATTTTTACATTAAAGAGATAAAATTATGTTTTTAATTGACTCTCATTGTCATCTTGACCAACTAAATTATAATGAATTACATAAAAACATAGAAGATATGCTGAAAAAATCACATAAAAATTCTGTAAAAAAATTTTTAACAGTATCTACTTCTATTAGTAATTTTTATAATATAAAACAATTATTTGATAAATATAATTCTGTTTTTTATTCCTGCGGTGTACATCCTTTGTATTGTCAAAAAGAAATAAAAAATTTTAATCAATTACAAGTATTATCTACAAACAAACGTGTTATTGCCTTAGGTGAAACAGGTTTAGATTATCATTATTCAATTCAAACAAAAGAAATACAACAATATTTTTTTCGAAAACATATACAAATTGCAATACAATTAAATAAGCCCATTATAGTACATACAAGAAATGCTATAGACGATACAATAAGAATATTAAAAGAAGAAAATGCAGAAAAATGTGGAGGTATTTTGCACTCCTTTACCGAAAATGATGTAATAGCATTTAAATTATTAGATCTAGGATTTTATATTTCTTTTTCTGGAATTATTACTTTTAAAAATTCAATTCAATTACGAAACACACTAAAAAAAATACCGTTAGAAAATTTATTAATCGAAACAGATGCTCCATATTTATCACCTGTTCCATATAGAGGAAAAGAAAATCAACCAGCATATTTGCTTGATATAGCAAAACATATTTGTTTAATAAAAGAAATACATTTAGAAAAATTTGCTAAAATTATAAAAAATAATTTTTATACATTATTTAAATTTTAAAATAAAATATATTATTTAATAATTTATATTTTATATATACTTAGGAGTTTTTTGATATGTTTAAAAATGTATTTTCAAACCTTCAAAAAATCGGAAAATCACTTATGTTGCCTGTTTCGGTATTGCCGATCGCAGGAATATTACTTGGTATAGGATCTGCTCATTTTAGCTTAATACCAGATACTATTTCTGAAATTATGGCTCAAACAGGAGGTTCGGTTTTTTCAAATATGCCATTAATTTTTGCAATTGGAGTTGCTTTAGGATTTAGCAATAATGATGGTGTAGCAGCTTTAGCTGCAGTTGTTGCATATAGTATTTTAATTAAAACATTATCTGTACTTGAACCAAGTATATTACACTCAAATATTGAGACAATAAAAAATAAAAATTTTTCTGATATAGGAATATTGGGAGGAGTTATAGCAGGAGCTATTTCTGCATATATGTTTAATAAATTTTATAAAATTCAACTACCTGAATATTTAGGATTTTTTGCAGGAAAAAGATTTGTTCCTATTATTTCAGGTCTATCTTCAATATTTATAGGATTAGTATTATCTTTTATTTGGCCATCAATTGCAAAAAAAATTCAAATATTTTCCCAATGGGCTGCTTACCAAAATCCAATTTTTGCTTTCTCTCTATATGGTTTGGTAGAAAGGGCATTAGTACCATTTGGTTTGCATCATATATGGAACGTTCCATTTCAAATGCAAATTGGAGAATATACCAACTCTATTGGACAAGTATTTCATGGGGATATTGCAAGATATATGGCTGGAGATTCTACTGCTGGCAATTTATCAGGTGGATTTATTTTTAAAATGTATGGTCTACCAGGAGCCGCATTAGCAATTTGGCATGCAGCAAAAAAAGAAAACAAAAAAAAAATAGGTAGCATTATGATTTCTGCTGCTTTAACAGCTTTTTTAACTGGAATTACTGAACCAATTGAATTTTCATTTATATTAGTTGCTCCAATATTATACGTTGTTCATGCTTTTTTAGCAGGTTTATCTTTTCCATTATGTATTTTTTTAAATATGCGCGCTGGAACAAGTTTTTCTCATGGATTTATAGATTTTATAGTATTAAGTGGACATAGCAATCAACTATTTCTTTTTCCCATTATTGGTATTTTATATGGTACTTTATATTATATTATATTTTATTTTCTAATAGTTACATTTAACTTACAAACTCCAGGAAGAGAATACGATCAGAATAATACTATTACAAAAAATAATATTGAAATAGCACCTGATATTATTATCGCTTTAGGCGGAAAAGAAAACATTAAAAATTTAGACGCTTGTATTACTCGGTTACGCATTACAGTCTTGGAAATATCAAAAGTAAATAAAATTGCTTTAAAAAACCTAGGAGCAGCGGGAATAGTCATATCAGGATCAGGAATACAAGCTGTTTTTGGCACTAGATCTGAAAATATTAAAACAGCGATGGATGAATATATAAATAAAACATAAAAAAGGGGGTGAGTAAAGCTTCACTCGCCCAATAATTAATAAAATATGTTTCACAAAAATATATGAGTAAAAAAATTTAATTATGAATAATCATTTAATTTTTCAAAAAATTATAAAAAGAGAAATCTCATCAAATATTTTATATCAAGATCAAATAGTAACTGCTTTTGAAGATATCAATCCCAAAGCTCCTATACATATACTAATTGTACCAAACGATTTCATAAAAACAGCAAACGATATAAATCAAAAAAATCAAAATATTATTGCACATATGTTTTGTATTGCAATAAAAATGGCAAAAGAAAAAAAAATTAGCAAAGATGGATATAAAATAATTATTAATTGCAATAAAAATGGAGGTCAAGAAATAAATTATTTACATATGCATTTATTAGGTGGAATTAAACTAAAAACATTATATTAAAAAATATAATTCTTGTAAAAGGTAATAATTTGAGTAAGAGCTCAGTATTTTTATTTATTATTTTATTATGTATTAATAGCTGTTCACTTTTTCAAACAACACACATTTCTTTAAAAGAAAGTAACACTGCTGAAGAAAATACAAATCTTATTTTTTTAAATTTTAAAAATTCCATTGAAAATATTATTTCAGAAATGTCTAATGATAAAAGCATCTTTTTTTCTAAAAAAATATCGTTATACATTAATATATTAAGAAATGAAAGCAATATTTTTTTAGAAAATAAAAAATTAACGAATGTTATAAACAATCAAGTTTCAAAAAAAATAAACACATTTAGTATTATTAATGCTAATCAAATTAATAAAAGTAAAAAAGAATTAGGATTATCTGAAAAAAATCAATTTTTGAATATAAGTACTGCAATATTATTGGCTAGAAACAACAATGCAACATACTATCTTGATAGCAGTATTATTATTGATAATAAATCATTATTATTAAAAATTAAATTAATACTTGTACAAACAGGAGAAATTATATTTTATAAAACAAAGACTCTTGATTTTTTATAAAATACATATTAATTATAAATTATTAAAATGTTTAATAGAGTAGATCTTTCTACTAAAATTTATATTATAAAATATATATTTTTAATATTTAAATAAAAAATATATTTTACGAATTATAAACAGTAGAAAGTTCTAACTCTTAATTTTTTAT
This window contains:
- a CDS encoding histidine triad nucleotide-binding protein, which gives rise to MNNHLIFQKIIKREISSNILYQDQIVTAFEDINPKAPIHILIVPNDFIKTANDINQKNQNIIAHMFCIAIKMAKEKKISKDGYKIIINCNKNGGQEINYLHMHLLGGIKLKTLY
- the fabD gene encoding ACP S-malonyltransferase; translation: MALFAMLFPGQGVQYINMLSSFLQKEKLFQNTFKEASEHIGYNLLKLIREGPLNKINNSKYTQPIILTSSIAIYKLWKKCNGKNPLFMSGHSLGEYSALVCSNALKFSDALKIVALRGQYMEKVTLNRSCLVKAIIGLNKNIVKKICRKYTSNTVSIASINSDNQIIISGDKLDVYQASLDCKKNGAQFIFDINLNIPVHSYLMKPVAKKIKHILKNIEIKKPKIPVINNVDVKCENNSENIKKALIKQVYKTVRWKEIIDFIQSKNIFTMLEIGPNNILTNLNKKNINLISLNTSNKKYFLQAFKTIN
- a CDS encoding beta-ketoacyl-ACP reductase, producing the protein MKITTKTALVTGANKGIGKAIAIKLLEQGIRVIGTSTNKYGVQTINKYLKKNGFGFILDLKDTNSITEKIKEIYKHKYSIDILVNNAGVKLDKLLVHMNNTEWEDIIKINLTSIFYTSKAVIRSMIKKKEGRIITINSIIGYTGNKGQINYSTAKSGLIGFHKSLALEVASKGITVNMVAPGLIQTDFIKNLNIFQYKKYLSNIPMKRLGKAEEIADAVIFLSSKKASYITGQTLHINGGMYM
- a CDS encoding DNA polymerase III subunit delta' C-terminal domain-containing protein, which codes for MASKTIYMKHYPWLKNPYKRIIKQHQIKKTHHAFLIKTVRGLGVFTLVWNISTWLLCNEINGIESCKKCHSCQLMSSGNHPDWHQYMKNRNEIITIDHIREINEKIFKYPQQGKNKIIFLSNIQKLTESAKNALLKTLEEPPKNTWFFLIDYRNIIINSTLHSRCLIYRLFPPQEKNSLNWLKNQNLLNKTFNVISLRINQGSPISAKKFINNGLWEERKNLFVFFLRSIKNYNLLKILPILSMNNTLLKIDWICLLLFDAIQIYFNIKKQLINFDQLELIQFFSHNYNYFTLNQSIQTWTKCRYRLSNIPGINNELLLLEQLLKWEKILGFIV
- the ptsG gene encoding PTS glucose transporter subunit IIBC — its product is MFKNVFSNLQKIGKSLMLPVSVLPIAGILLGIGSAHFSLIPDTISEIMAQTGGSVFSNMPLIFAIGVALGFSNNDGVAALAAVVAYSILIKTLSVLEPSILHSNIETIKNKNFSDIGILGGVIAGAISAYMFNKFYKIQLPEYLGFFAGKRFVPIISGLSSIFIGLVLSFIWPSIAKKIQIFSQWAAYQNPIFAFSLYGLVERALVPFGLHHIWNVPFQMQIGEYTNSIGQVFHGDIARYMAGDSTAGNLSGGFIFKMYGLPGAALAIWHAAKKENKKKIGSIMISAALTAFLTGITEPIEFSFILVAPILYVVHAFLAGLSFPLCIFLNMRAGTSFSHGFIDFIVLSGHSNQLFLFPIIGILYGTLYYIIFYFLIVTFNLQTPGREYDQNNTITKNNIEIAPDIIIALGGKENIKNLDACITRLRITVLEISKVNKIALKNLGAAGIVISGSGIQAVFGTRSENIKTAMDEYINKT
- a CDS encoding TatD family hydrolase, whose protein sequence is MFLIDSHCHLDQLNYNELHKNIEDMLKKSHKNSVKKFLTVSTSISNFYNIKQLFDKYNSVFYSCGVHPLYCQKEIKNFNQLQVLSTNKRVIALGETGLDYHYSIQTKEIQQYFFRKHIQIAIQLNKPIIVHTRNAIDDTIRILKEENAEKCGGILHSFTENDVIAFKLLDLGFYISFSGIITFKNSIQLRNTLKKIPLENLLIETDAPYLSPVPYRGKENQPAYLLDIAKHICLIKEIHLEKFAKIIKNNFYTLFKF
- the tmk gene encoding dTMP kinase, with translation MIKNKFIVIEGLEGAGKTHACTCVKNILKNHNIKNIILVRQPGSTPIGEEIRKLIKTYYTEKITKETELLLIYAARMQLVKTIIQPALNRGDWVISDRHDLSSLAYQGGGLGINENIINQLKNLLLGDFIPDLTLYLDVMPEIGLQRALKRSSLDRIEKRSLTFFKKTRKSYLNNIKSDKKIIKINANLDITNVTQNIKKQLLKWLQKQFI
- the acpP gene encoding acyl carrier protein; its protein translation is MNNIEKKIKKIIAKKLDIKIENITNNSSFLEDLGADSLDIVELIMTLEEDFNIEISDNEAEKIKTVQNAVNFINSKLQD